A genomic stretch from Acidobacteriota bacterium includes:
- a CDS encoding VWA domain-containing protein, with the protein MNTTRTLAIAGLFVCVGVLFGSSGFGAKAAAAQDKVTAQDRLKQLRERALAADAEDEAAGDLDLFVDVVNVNVVNVEVYVTDKKGNRINGLTRDDFEVFEDGKQVQISNFYAVEGGRPVAGDIPEIVPPSEAPEAIQAPPTEGPQLPPDQQLSLIIYIDNFNIRPPNRNRALRDIRTFLLQNVQPGDQVMLVSYERSIKIRRPFTTDPQVVASALTELERLTGYADQRDYDRRDTLDRIEDARSPSEALTWARSYAEQRQNDMRFTINALKEMVSSLAGLPGRKAILYVSDGIPMVAGQDLFHAVDGLHGSQSGAITEAFGYDTSSKFRELAAQANASRITFYTLDAAGLRVSNAISAENSRSEPLGIESINTSNLQSPLRYVAETTGGFAIINRNRFDGMLERVAMDFTTFYSLGYRAPETRRGRYHRIEVKLKDKKGRVVRHREGYRDKTVEARMTDGAMSVLHFNFERNPLGTRLEFGSERQRDRRFYEVPVKVRIPIGELVLIPREETHESRVRLYIAAMDTDGGTSPVQQQVVPISIPSDEIEQAKAQDYVYTLSLLMREGDHKVAVGVRDEVASVESFVLGSVRVGG; encoded by the coding sequence GTGAACACAACTCGAACCCTCGCCATCGCCGGACTTTTCGTCTGCGTTGGCGTGCTCTTCGGTTCGTCCGGCTTCGGTGCCAAAGCCGCCGCGGCGCAGGACAAAGTGACCGCCCAGGATCGCCTGAAGCAGTTGCGCGAACGGGCCCTGGCGGCCGATGCAGAAGACGAGGCCGCCGGCGATCTCGATCTGTTCGTCGACGTCGTCAACGTCAACGTCGTCAACGTCGAGGTCTATGTCACCGACAAGAAGGGCAACCGCATCAACGGCCTGACGCGCGACGACTTCGAAGTCTTCGAAGACGGCAAGCAAGTGCAGATCAGCAACTTTTACGCGGTGGAGGGCGGCCGCCCGGTGGCCGGCGACATCCCGGAGATCGTGCCGCCGTCGGAAGCTCCGGAGGCCATTCAGGCTCCGCCGACGGAAGGGCCGCAACTGCCGCCGGACCAGCAATTGTCGCTGATCATTTACATCGACAACTTCAATATTCGCCCGCCCAACCGCAACCGGGCGCTGCGCGACATCCGCACCTTCCTGCTGCAGAACGTGCAGCCGGGCGACCAGGTGATGCTGGTCAGCTACGAGCGTTCGATCAAGATTCGCCGACCCTTCACCACCGATCCGCAGGTGGTGGCCTCGGCCCTGACGGAACTGGAGCGGCTCACCGGATACGCAGACCAGCGTGACTACGACCGCCGCGACACCCTCGACCGCATCGAGGACGCCCGCTCGCCGTCCGAAGCTCTCACCTGGGCGCGGTCCTACGCCGAGCAGCGGCAGAACGATATGCGCTTCACCATCAACGCTTTGAAGGAGATGGTCAGCTCGTTGGCCGGTTTGCCCGGCCGCAAGGCGATTCTCTACGTCAGCGACGGTATTCCGATGGTCGCCGGTCAGGATCTCTTCCACGCCGTCGACGGCCTCCACGGCAGCCAGTCCGGAGCGATCACCGAAGCCTTTGGCTACGACACGTCGTCGAAGTTCCGGGAGTTGGCGGCGCAGGCCAACGCCAGCCGCATCACCTTCTACACCCTCGATGCGGCGGGTCTGCGGGTGTCGAACGCCATTTCGGCGGAGAATTCCCGCTCCGAGCCCCTCGGCATCGAGTCCATCAATACCAGCAACTTGCAGAGCCCGCTGCGCTACGTGGCGGAGACCACCGGCGGCTTTGCGATCATCAATCGCAATCGCTTCGACGGCATGCTCGAACGGGTGGCGATGGACTTCACCACTTTCTATTCCCTGGGCTACCGGGCGCCGGAGACCCGCCGCGGCCGGTACCACCGGATCGAAGTCAAGCTGAAGGACAAGAAGGGCCGCGTGGTGCGCCACCGCGAGGGCTACCGCGACAAAACCGTCGAGGCGCGCATGACCGACGGCGCCATGTCGGTGCTGCACTTCAACTTCGAGCGCAACCCCCTGGGAACGAGGCTCGAGTTCGGATCCGAGCGGCAGCGCGATCGGCGGTTCTACGAAGTGCCGGTGAAGGTGCGGATCCCGATCGGCGAGTTGGTCCTGATCCCGCGCGAAGAGACCCACGAGTCGCGGGTGCGACTGTATATCGCCGCGATGGACACCGACGGTGGTACATCGCCGGTGCAGCAGCAGGTGGTGCCGATCAGCATTCCCTCCGACGAGATCGAGCAGGCCAAGGCCCAGGACTACGTCTACACCCTCAGTCTGCTGATGCGCGAGGGCGACCACAAGGTGGCGGTGGGCGTGCGGGACGAAGTTGCGTCCGTCGAGAGTTTCGTTTTGGGCTCCGTGCGGGTGGGTGGCTAG
- a CDS encoding phage holin family protein, whose amino-acid sequence MKAWIEMFRALGNALFELLAAELAALGGEMAKSGRGFAIALGFFGAAVIVAFWTFGVFTYALIQIVALALPLWGAALTVTGTLVLVMAILVAIGVYKVKKLESPGVTAQRRVADMRDWWNHQLLPEVDRPVLDEGGKKGEEAP is encoded by the coding sequence ATGAAAGCCTGGATCGAAATGTTCCGCGCCTTGGGGAACGCTCTCTTCGAGCTGCTGGCGGCGGAGCTGGCGGCGTTGGGCGGGGAGATGGCGAAGTCCGGCCGGGGCTTTGCGATCGCTCTGGGGTTCTTCGGAGCGGCGGTCATCGTCGCCTTCTGGACCTTCGGTGTCTTCACCTATGCCTTGATCCAGATTGTGGCCCTGGCGCTGCCTTTGTGGGGTGCCGCTTTGACGGTGACCGGCACCCTGGTCCTGGTGATGGCGATTCTGGTGGCCATCGGGGTGTACAAAGTCAAGAAGCTGGAGAGTCCCGGCGTCACCGCCCAAAGGCGAGTGGCGGACATGCGCGACTGGTGGAACCACCAGCTGCTGCCGGAGGTCGACCGGCCTGTCCTCGATGAGGGTGGCAAGAAGGGCGAGGAGGCACCGTGA
- a CDS encoding SAM-dependent chlorinase/fluorinase, translating into MITLLTDFGDRDYYLAAMKGVLLQRAPGAVLVDVSHQVAAGDIAGAGWLLGAAWRWFPDGTVHLAVVDPGVGSRRRMVAAEVRGHRFVAPDNGLLSWVLRTAADAAVHAIERPDLYLDGDPNGDSALTAGRTFAGRDRFAPAAAALADGESLPNLGPEVTDPVLLTEPEPVLHGPPGRAGSRLEGSVAHIDHYGNLVTNLPSEWIGNGACRTTVGSGQLRHRIEVRAGHYEEIPAGQAALLPGSLGTLELAYNGEPLAPAWGVRRGEPVEVTILAD; encoded by the coding sequence GTGATCACCTTGTTGACGGACTTCGGCGACCGCGACTACTACCTGGCGGCGATGAAAGGGGTGCTCCTCCAGCGGGCGCCGGGAGCGGTGCTGGTGGATGTCTCCCACCAGGTGGCCGCCGGCGACATCGCCGGCGCCGGCTGGCTGCTGGGCGCTGCCTGGCGCTGGTTCCCGGACGGTACGGTGCACCTGGCAGTGGTCGACCCGGGAGTCGGCTCGCGCCGGCGCATGGTGGCGGCGGAGGTCCGGGGCCATCGCTTTGTCGCCCCGGACAACGGGCTTCTGAGCTGGGTTCTGCGGACCGCGGCGGATGCCGCGGTGCACGCCATCGAGCGGCCGGACCTGTACCTCGATGGAGACCCGAACGGGGACTCCGCCCTCACCGCCGGCCGCACCTTCGCCGGCCGGGATCGTTTCGCTCCCGCCGCGGCGGCGCTGGCCGACGGGGAATCCCTCCCAAACCTCGGTCCCGAGGTGACGGATCCGGTGTTGCTGACGGAGCCGGAGCCGGTCCTCCACGGTCCGCCGGGGCGAGCCGGCAGCCGCCTCGAAGGGTCGGTGGCCCACATCGATCACTACGGAAATCTGGTGACCAACCTGCCGAGCGAATGGATCGGAAACGGCGCCTGCCGCACCACCGTGGGCAGCGGCCAGTTACGGCACCGAATCGAGGTTCGAGCGGGTCACTACGAAGAGATTCCGGCAGGACAGGCTGCCTTGCTGCCGGGTTCGCTGGGGACTCTGGAGCTCGCCTACAACGGTGAACCTCTGGCGCCGGCGTGGGGCGTGCGGCGCGGCGAGCCGGTGGAGGTGACGATCCTGGCGGACTGA
- a CDS encoding TIGR04282 family arsenosugar biosynthesis glycosyltransferase, translating into METLVLFTKPAVPGQVKTRLIGALTAEQAAELHQTFLDDMVERLGAEGAEFDTRIAWALAAEEPVPAGPWPGERQRGADLGERLFNSLSRAASHSRRVAAVGSDHPALARRDVETAFAALDAADVVLGPATDGGYYLVAVRAAALDRRLFEDIPWSTGGVFEATRARCRQLGLRLAALDCGSDVDTAEDLRRLAHALAAGTVECPRTEALLTSWGGWLPS; encoded by the coding sequence ATGGAGACCCTCGTGTTGTTCACCAAACCGGCGGTGCCGGGGCAGGTCAAGACCCGCCTGATCGGCGCTCTGACGGCGGAGCAGGCGGCCGAGCTGCACCAGACCTTCCTCGACGACATGGTCGAGCGCCTGGGCGCGGAGGGCGCGGAGTTCGACACCCGCATCGCCTGGGCGTTGGCCGCGGAGGAGCCGGTTCCCGCGGGCCCCTGGCCGGGGGAACGGCAGCGGGGGGCGGATCTCGGAGAACGCCTGTTCAACAGCCTGTCGCGGGCCGCCTCCCACAGTCGGCGGGTGGCCGCCGTCGGCAGTGATCACCCGGCCCTGGCGCGGCGGGATGTCGAAACCGCCTTCGCGGCCCTCGACGCCGCCGATGTCGTCCTCGGTCCCGCCACCGACGGTGGCTACTACCTGGTGGCGGTGCGCGCCGCAGCCCTCGACCGCCGGCTGTTCGAAGACATCCCCTGGAGCACCGGCGGCGTGTTCGAGGCCACCCGCGCCCGCTGCCGGCAACTGGGCCTTCGCCTCGCCGCGCTCGATTGTGGTTCCGATGTGGATACGGCGGAGGATCTGCGCCGGCTCGCCCACGCCTTGGCCGCCGGCACCGTGGAGTGCCCGCGTACCGAAGCTCTGCTCACCTCCTGGGGCGGGTGGCTGCCGTCATGA
- a CDS encoding NAD(P)H-hydrate dehydratase: protein MKVLTAETMAAVDRRAIEEIGLPGAVLMENAAIGLADAIGERFPGAEAVAIFCGPGNNGGDGLALGRHLAIRGYRLALCLWTGGRELAGDAAMQHAVCSRQGLNVRRIASDDDASRALAEAATCDLVVDALFGTGLSRPLEGLPATLVRGINHLPSPRLAVDLPSGLNGGRHQVFGPAVRAEVTVALGALKVPHVLEPAAERVGEVVLADLGIPPALLAEAPSELELLTADDLAPSLAPRRPESHKGTYGHVLIVAGSPGKAGAAVLAARAAVRGGAGLVTVAVPRELLTAVDLGSVESMTLPLHSTPIGELSPQGAEAVLEACRDRDLLALGPGLGTTLGEGGEALAATVRRIALAVPLPLVLDADGLNAFAGRCEELAARSLPTVLTPHPGELGRLLGISTAEVQEDRPAAARRVAEASGALVVLKGHRTLIANPDGALAVCSAGNPGMATGGTGDVLTGLLAALLAHREGEGDDPFAADPGLSRRVALAVYLHALAGDEAAARRGEASLAAGDLVETLPAAWKALEDGR, encoded by the coding sequence ATGAAGGTGTTGACGGCCGAAACGATGGCCGCCGTGGACCGGCGGGCGATCGAAGAGATCGGCCTGCCCGGCGCAGTGCTGATGGAGAACGCCGCCATCGGCCTGGCGGACGCCATCGGGGAGCGGTTTCCGGGCGCCGAAGCGGTGGCGATCTTCTGCGGCCCCGGCAACAACGGCGGCGACGGCCTGGCCCTCGGGCGCCACTTGGCGATCCGCGGCTATCGCCTCGCCCTCTGTTTGTGGACCGGCGGTCGAGAACTCGCCGGCGACGCGGCGATGCAGCACGCCGTCTGCTCGCGCCAAGGGCTCAACGTACGGCGGATCGCATCCGACGACGATGCTTCCCGGGCCCTCGCCGAAGCGGCGACCTGCGACCTGGTGGTGGATGCTCTCTTCGGTACCGGCCTGTCGCGCCCCCTCGAGGGCTTGCCGGCGACGCTGGTGCGGGGCATCAACCACCTGCCGTCGCCGCGCTTGGCGGTGGATTTGCCGAGCGGCCTCAACGGCGGCCGCCACCAGGTCTTCGGGCCGGCGGTGCGGGCCGAGGTGACCGTGGCCTTGGGCGCCCTCAAGGTGCCCCATGTCCTAGAGCCGGCGGCCGAGCGGGTGGGGGAGGTGGTGCTGGCGGACCTGGGGATTCCGCCGGCCTTGCTCGCCGAGGCGCCGTCGGAACTCGAGCTGCTGACCGCCGACGATCTCGCCCCGAGCCTCGCGCCGCGCCGGCCGGAAAGCCACAAGGGGACCTACGGCCACGTCCTGATCGTCGCCGGCTCGCCGGGCAAGGCCGGTGCGGCGGTGCTGGCGGCTCGCGCGGCGGTGCGCGGCGGCGCCGGCCTGGTGACCGTGGCGGTGCCGCGGGAGCTTCTGACGGCGGTGGATCTCGGTTCCGTCGAGTCGATGACCTTGCCGCTCCATTCGACCCCCATCGGCGAACTGTCGCCGCAAGGTGCCGAGGCGGTGCTCGAAGCCTGCCGGGACCGCGACCTGCTGGCGCTGGGTCCGGGACTCGGTACGACCCTCGGCGAAGGCGGCGAGGCGCTGGCCGCGACGGTTCGCCGCATTGCCCTCGCGGTGCCGCTGCCGCTGGTGCTCGACGCCGACGGCCTCAACGCCTTCGCCGGCCGCTGCGAGGAACTGGCCGCCCGCTCCCTTCCCACGGTACTCACACCCCATCCCGGTGAGCTGGGGCGGCTGCTCGGAATCTCGACCGCCGAGGTGCAGGAGGATCGGCCAGCGGCGGCCCGCCGGGTGGCGGAGGCGAGCGGAGCGCTGGTGGTGCTCAAGGGGCACCGCACGCTGATCGCTAACCCTGACGGCGCTCTCGCCGTCTGCTCCGCCGGCAATCCCGGTATGGCGACGGGCGGCACCGGCGATGTGCTCACCGGCCTGCTCGCTGCCTTGCTGGCGCACCGGGAGGGAGAGGGGGATGATCCCTTTGCCGCCGACCCGGGCCTTTCGCGCCGGGTAGCCCTCGCCGTATACCTGCACGCCCTCGCCGGCGACGAGGCGGCGGCACGGCGCGGTGAAGCGAGCCTGGCGGCGGGCGACTTGGTGGAAACCCTGCCGGCGGCCTGGAAGGCGCTGGAGGATGGGCGGTGA
- the tsaE gene encoding tRNA (adenosine(37)-N6)-threonylcarbamoyltransferase complex ATPase subunit type 1 TsaE, with protein MTGEEGEPRAAETPWTGLDGPPWTTRDEAETRALGTRLAAHLAPDSILLLSGEMGAGKTVLTQGIAAGLGIDPAEVQSPTYTLVREHRGDGGDLIHLDLYRLEPSEVADLGLEEVLDGPGVKVVEWPDRLPWPIPGALRLRLERRAGGGRRIQ; from the coding sequence GTGACCGGCGAAGAGGGGGAACCGCGCGCCGCGGAGACACCATGGACCGGCCTCGACGGCCCGCCCTGGACGACCCGCGACGAGGCTGAGACGCGCGCCCTCGGCACCCGCCTGGCGGCGCATCTGGCGCCGGATTCGATTCTTCTGCTCAGCGGCGAGATGGGCGCCGGCAAGACCGTCCTCACCCAGGGCATCGCCGCCGGCCTGGGTATCGATCCGGCGGAGGTGCAGTCCCCCACGTATACTCTGGTCCGCGAACACCGCGGCGACGGCGGCGATCTGATCCATCTCGATCTCTACCGGCTCGAACCCTCAGAGGTTGCCGACCTGGGCCTCGAAGAAGTGCTCGACGGACCCGGAGTGAAGGTGGTGGAGTGGCCGGATCGCCTGCCGTGGCCGATTCCCGGCGCGCTCCGCCTCCGCCTCGAACGGCGGGCCGGCGGTGGGCGCAGGATCCAGTAA
- a CDS encoding 3-hydroxybutyryl-CoA dehydrogenase yields the protein MKIKKVGVLGCGLMGAGIAEVAARSGYETVVRELSENVLDKGLGRIHKSLDRAVAKGKMEEGDRDATLGRLSGTVELADLADCDVVVEAIIENLEEKKKTLAALDKEVKEGAVFGSNTSSLTVTQLAMATERPDRVVGLHFFNPVPVMKLCEVVRTIVTSDDAFDTAFEFIRSLGKEPIACRDNSGFIVNRLLVPYLLDAIRALEEGVGSVEDIDKGMQLGTGYPMGPFTLLDFVGLDTTYYIAEIMFDEYRERRFAPPPLLKQMVQAGRFGRKSGRGFYDYSGG from the coding sequence ATGAAGATCAAGAAAGTGGGTGTGCTGGGCTGTGGCTTGATGGGCGCCGGCATCGCCGAGGTGGCCGCGCGCTCGGGCTACGAAACGGTGGTGCGGGAGCTTTCCGAGAACGTGCTCGACAAGGGTTTGGGGCGGATTCACAAGTCCCTCGATCGGGCTGTCGCCAAGGGCAAGATGGAAGAGGGCGACCGCGACGCCACCCTCGGTCGCCTCTCGGGCACCGTCGAGCTGGCCGATCTGGCGGACTGCGATGTGGTGGTCGAGGCGATCATCGAGAACCTCGAGGAGAAAAAGAAAACCCTCGCCGCCCTCGACAAAGAGGTCAAGGAGGGCGCCGTGTTCGGCAGCAACACTTCCTCCCTGACGGTCACTCAGCTCGCCATGGCGACGGAGCGGCCGGATCGGGTGGTGGGCCTCCATTTCTTCAATCCGGTGCCGGTGATGAAGCTGTGCGAAGTGGTGCGCACCATTGTCACCTCGGACGACGCCTTCGATACGGCTTTCGAGTTCATTCGCTCCCTGGGCAAGGAACCGATCGCCTGCAGGGACAACTCGGGCTTCATCGTCAACCGCCTGCTGGTGCCGTACCTGCTCGACGCCATCCGCGCCCTCGAAGAAGGCGTCGGCAGCGTCGAGGACATCGACAAGGGCATGCAGCTCGGCACCGGCTACCCGATGGGGCCGTTCACGCTGCTCGATTTCGTCGGCCTGGACACCACCTACTACATCGCGGAGATCATGTTCGACGAGTACCGCGAGAGGCGCTTCGCGCCGCCGCCGCTCCTCAAGCAAATGGTGCAGGCCGGCCGCTTCGGCCGCAAGAGCGGCCGTGGCTTCTACGATTATTCCGGCGGCTGA
- a CDS encoding PhoH family protein, producing the protein MIQATLAEEGLDAIFGTRDDNLRRIERAFNVQLGARGAQINISGDSDRVEQVEHLLRELSTLTERGFRLRPTDVHTAIRVVQEDPSASLVGFFLPEGPVASVRRMVTPRSLRQMRYLQAMADHDLVISIGPAGTGKTYLAVAMAAAALLEKKVRRIVLARPAVEAGEKLGFLPGDLADKVNPYLRPLYDALYDIIGFEKVSRMLERSVIEVAPIAFMRGRTLNESFIILDEAQNTTTEQMKMFLTRIGYGSKAVINGDVTQVDLPSGRMSGLREAEIVLSSIPGIEFFRFDKRDVVRHPLVQKIVTAYDRFDRRREEEPIPDSEEPPAPAPATHSEDR; encoded by the coding sequence ATGATCCAGGCCACGCTGGCCGAAGAAGGGCTCGATGCCATCTTCGGTACGCGGGACGACAATCTGCGCCGCATCGAGCGCGCGTTCAACGTCCAGCTCGGCGCCCGCGGCGCCCAGATCAACATCTCCGGCGATTCCGACCGGGTCGAGCAGGTCGAGCATCTGCTGCGCGAGCTCTCCACCCTGACGGAGCGCGGATTCCGCCTGCGGCCGACGGACGTCCATACCGCTATCCGGGTGGTGCAGGAGGATCCGTCGGCCTCGTTGGTGGGTTTCTTCCTGCCGGAGGGTCCGGTCGCATCGGTGCGCCGCATGGTCACCCCCCGCAGCCTGCGGCAGATGCGCTATCTGCAGGCGATGGCGGATCACGACCTGGTGATTTCCATCGGTCCGGCGGGTACCGGCAAGACCTATTTGGCGGTGGCGATGGCCGCCGCCGCGCTGCTTGAAAAGAAGGTGCGCCGGATCGTGCTGGCGCGGCCGGCGGTGGAGGCCGGCGAAAAGCTAGGATTCTTGCCCGGCGACCTGGCGGACAAGGTCAACCCGTACCTGCGACCTCTCTACGACGCCCTCTACGACATCATCGGTTTCGAAAAGGTCAGCCGGATGCTCGAGCGCAGCGTCATCGAGGTGGCGCCCATCGCTTTCATGCGCGGCCGCACCCTGAACGAGAGCTTCATCATTCTGGATGAGGCCCAGAACACCACCACCGAGCAGATGAAGATGTTCCTGACCCGCATCGGCTACGGCTCGAAGGCGGTGATCAACGGTGACGTGACCCAGGTGGATCTGCCGTCCGGCCGCATGTCCGGCCTGCGGGAAGCGGAGATCGTGCTGTCGAGCATCCCCGGCATCGAGTTTTTTCGCTTCGATAAGCGGGATGTCGTGCGGCATCCGCTGGTGCAGAAGATCGTCACCGCCTACGACCGCTTCGATCGCCGGCGGGAGGAGGAGCCGATCCCGGATTCGGAAGAACCTCCGGCGCCGGCTCCCGCCACCCATTCCGAGGATCGTTGA
- a CDS encoding HDIG domain-containing metalloprotein produces MASKPTSATTPLAATRSLRPGTGRNGKGRNGSGRNGRNGRPRGVKGWLNASRRLWFQALEMPALWTLLAVAVLAPLLMPQGLLFTPRVEAGAVAQRDFVAPKDLEILDSRATAEKRQRAREEVLAVYDFDPRLRQELDLQFTELFDLGRREEPAPIPEELRAATDLRLGSPQMDLLVGQGFSADLEDRIRSLVGQAHRRKIVSNKARLLDHSVDGIVLRDIAAGTEQVERNLFVSLGYPDELREFLEAQVRNWPGLSGAERRVLGKLLLENLAPNLQRNRLETQRRQGAAEEEVEPLFTRVRRGQVIVRRGDAVSPPQAEAIASLSGSKSMVDRMLPVTGTVFLVALAVLLLWLGLRRERVAGHSRERVFNEVLLTLVLSLLGAKFAFVVAKALGSTIERAPFDSAESYIFAIPFAAASLIAGLLFGRPIALLSAVVFSVLVSRLALGEPIAVVVYSLAGSFAAIFGLEQIQIKQRLVMIRIGLLVSAVSVVTVLLLHALSDSPVTAGELAFRAACAVGGGMIVTAVASFAIPILESMLGITTDIKLIELSNTNLPILRRLAFEAPGTFQHSLMVANLAKVGCEAVRADATLAYTGGLYHDIGKVLRPEYFVENQRPGHNRHDKLSPSMSALILINHVKEGVELAREQHLPQAIIDAIEQHHGTRLIKFFYNRAVERCDPETGEVNEAKYRYPGPKPQDKVMGVLMLADAVEAASRTLIDPSPAKVRSLIRTLTDDALADGQLDHTDLTLADLHLVTEAFQRVLTNIFHRRVDYPGFDFNAPPKQERRASEARAS; encoded by the coding sequence GTGGCTTCCAAACCCACCAGCGCCACCACCCCGCTCGCCGCGACCCGCAGTCTGCGGCCGGGCACCGGGCGCAACGGCAAGGGCCGCAACGGCAGCGGCCGCAACGGCCGCAATGGCCGGCCCCGGGGAGTCAAGGGCTGGCTGAATGCGTCGCGCCGGCTGTGGTTCCAGGCCCTCGAAATGCCGGCGCTATGGACCCTGTTGGCGGTCGCCGTTCTGGCGCCGCTGTTGATGCCTCAGGGCTTGTTGTTCACTCCTCGGGTGGAGGCCGGCGCCGTCGCCCAACGCGATTTTGTGGCGCCAAAGGACCTGGAAATCCTGGACAGCCGGGCGACGGCCGAAAAACGCCAGCGAGCGCGCGAGGAAGTCCTGGCGGTCTATGACTTCGATCCCCGTCTGCGGCAAGAGCTGGACCTGCAGTTCACGGAGCTGTTCGATCTCGGCCGCCGGGAGGAACCGGCGCCGATCCCGGAGGAACTGCGCGCCGCGACGGACCTGCGCCTCGGAAGCCCGCAAATGGACCTGCTGGTCGGGCAAGGATTCTCGGCGGATCTGGAAGATCGCATCCGCAGCCTCGTCGGCCAGGCCCACCGCCGCAAGATTGTCAGCAACAAGGCGCGGCTGCTCGATCACTCGGTGGACGGCATCGTGCTGCGCGATATCGCCGCCGGCACCGAGCAGGTCGAGCGCAACCTGTTCGTCTCCCTCGGTTACCCGGACGAGCTGCGGGAGTTCCTCGAAGCCCAGGTGCGCAACTGGCCGGGCCTTTCCGGCGCCGAACGGCGCGTTCTCGGCAAGCTCCTGCTGGAGAACCTCGCCCCCAATCTACAGCGCAATCGCCTCGAGACCCAGCGCCGGCAGGGGGCCGCGGAAGAAGAGGTCGAGCCCCTCTTTACCCGCGTGCGGCGGGGGCAGGTGATCGTCCGGCGGGGCGATGCCGTCAGCCCTCCGCAGGCGGAGGCCATCGCCAGCCTCTCCGGCAGCAAGTCCATGGTCGACCGCATGCTGCCGGTGACCGGCACGGTGTTCTTGGTCGCCCTGGCGGTGCTGCTGCTGTGGCTCGGCTTGCGCCGCGAGCGGGTGGCCGGCCACAGCCGCGAGCGGGTGTTCAACGAAGTGTTATTGACCCTGGTGCTGTCGCTCCTCGGCGCCAAGTTCGCGTTCGTCGTCGCCAAGGCGCTGGGCTCCACCATCGAGCGGGCGCCCTTCGACTCCGCCGAGAGCTACATCTTCGCCATCCCGTTCGCCGCCGCCTCGCTGATCGCCGGTCTGCTCTTCGGCCGGCCCATCGCGCTGCTGTCGGCGGTGGTGTTCTCGGTGTTGGTCAGCCGCCTCGCCCTCGGCGAGCCGATCGCGGTGGTGGTGTACAGCTTGGCCGGTTCCTTCGCCGCCATCTTCGGTCTGGAGCAAATCCAGATCAAGCAGCGCTTGGTGATGATCCGCATCGGCCTGTTGGTGAGCGCCGTCAGTGTGGTGACGGTCCTGCTGCTGCACGCCCTGTCGGATTCGCCGGTGACCGCCGGTGAGCTGGCCTTCCGGGCCGCCTGCGCGGTGGGCGGTGGGATGATCGTGACGGCGGTGGCGAGCTTCGCCATCCCGATTCTCGAGTCGATGCTCGGCATCACCACGGACATCAAGCTGATCGAGCTGTCGAACACCAACCTGCCGATCCTGCGGCGCCTGGCCTTCGAAGCACCGGGCACCTTCCAGCACTCGCTGATGGTGGCCAACCTCGCCAAGGTCGGCTGCGAGGCGGTGCGGGCCGACGCCACCTTGGCCTACACCGGCGGCTTGTACCACGACATCGGCAAAGTCCTGCGGCCGGAATACTTCGTGGAGAACCAGCGGCCGGGCCACAACCGTCACGACAAGCTGTCGCCCTCGATGAGCGCCCTGATTCTGATCAACCACGTCAAGGAAGGGGTTGAACTGGCCCGCGAACAGCACCTGCCGCAGGCCATCATCGACGCCATCGAGCAGCACCACGGCACCCGGCTGATCAAGTTCTTCTACAACCGGGCGGTCGAACGCTGCGATCCGGAGACCGGCGAGGTGAACGAAGCCAAGTACCGTTACCCCGGCCCCAAGCCTCAGGACAAAGTGATGGGCGTGCTGATGCTCGCCGATGCCGTCGAGGCAGCCAGCCGCACGCTGATCGATCCCAGTCCGGCGAAGGTGCGCTCCCTGATCCGCACCCTGACGGACGATGCCCTAGCGGACGGCCAGCTCGACCACACGGATCTCACCCTGGCGGACCTTCATCTGGTCACCGAGGCATTCCAGCGGGTGTTGACCAACATCTTTCACCGCCGGGTGGACTACCCGGGCTTCGATTTCAATGCGCCGCCCAAACAGGAGCGCCGCGCCAGCGAGGCGCGGGCCTCTTGA
- the ybeY gene encoding rRNA maturation RNase YbeY has protein sequence MTTRGKPEIVLLNPNGYPEASARRLRPWLEALVGELAPAAGGLSVRFAGDRLLRRVNREFRRRDRPTDVLSFPGEDCVDGPYLGDVLISVPTARRQAARQGHSVERELRILLLHGLLHCLGHDHETDDGEMDRLEKRIRAQWLEAPVADRSAGRQPAGDHSAADHRGSAA, from the coding sequence TTGACCACCCGCGGCAAGCCGGAAATCGTGTTGCTCAACCCCAACGGCTATCCGGAGGCATCGGCCCGCCGGCTTCGCCCATGGCTCGAAGCGCTGGTCGGCGAGCTGGCGCCGGCCGCTGGCGGCTTGTCCGTACGCTTTGCCGGCGATCGCCTGCTGCGCCGGGTCAATCGCGAATTTCGCCGGCGGGATCGGCCGACGGACGTGCTGTCCTTCCCGGGCGAAGATTGCGTCGACGGCCCTTACCTCGGGGACGTGCTGATCTCGGTACCCACCGCCCGCCGCCAGGCGGCGCGCCAGGGCCACTCGGTGGAGCGGGAATTGCGCATTCTCCTGCTGCACGGCCTGCTGCACTGCCTGGGGCACGATCACGAGACCGACGACGGCGAGATGGACCGCCTGGAGAAGCGAATCCGGGCACAGTGGTTGGAGGCGCCGGTCGCCGACCGGTCCGCGGGCCGCCAGCCCGCTGGCGATCATTCCGCTGCCGATCATCGGGGATCCGCCGCATGA